AATTGCTCGCTTAAGCTTTGATGAAGCGGCAGAAATGGCCACGTTTGGAGCAAAAGTACTGCACCCTGCAACCATTTTACCTGCAAGCCGTAGCCATATTAGTGTGTTTGTTGGTTCAAGCCGTGAACCACAATTAGGCGGTACATGGATTGAAAAAGAAAAGTCTCAGCAACCAGGTATTCGTGCCGTAACACAGCGTAAAAACCAAATTCTGTTAACGGTTAAAAGCCCTGAAATGCTCCTAGCGAGTGGTTTCTTAGCGCGTGTTTTCACCATTTTAAGTGAGTTTAATATTTCGGTTGATTTGGTTACTACCTCCGAGATCAGTGTTGCAATCACTTTAGATAACGCACCAAATGCATCACGCCCTGAGCTTGATCAAGCTTGTTTAGATAAGCTTTCTGAGTTTTGTCATGTGTCGGTTGAGAATAACTTAACGCTGGTGGCTTTAATTGGTTCTGAAATTCAATTACGTCAGCAAGAAATGAACTTAATGCAGGTATTGAGTGATTTTAATATTCGTTTAATTTGCCACGGTGCAAGTAAACATAACCTGTGCTTCTTAGTTGAGCAAAGTGAGTCAGATGAAGTCGTGCAGGCTATTCACAGCCGACTATTAGAAAGCCAAGTCGCGGCGTAAGTCGTTAAAATTAATAAAAGAGCACTGCCAGTCAGTGCTTTTTTGTGCCACAACACTTATATCAAAGCCTTCAACAGAGTTACTACGCGCGCTGAAATTATGTTTGCTCAATTCTTCAAATACATTAGGAGCAAGTAGTTTCGCTATCGGCTGAGCACTTGCTTTGGCAAGCGCTTCTTTTAATGTCCAAATTCTAAAAAAGCACTGTGCCTGTTCATCGGGAGCGTCAAAACGGCTAATTAAGTCAACTTCATCTTGATGATAAAAATGCTTAGCGAGTTTGAGAAAAGGGCGAGGCTTACTGCTTTGTTCAATATCAAAACCAAATAGCTGCTGTTCAGGGTTAAGGGCTGCGCCAATTAAACCATTTGAATGTGATAAACAAGCCCACACAGGTTCTCTGCGTTTTGTATGTAACTTGAGTTTACTGTCTTTGTCATCAAACTGGCTCGATATTTCATTGAGGGCTAAATCATCACTAGGGTAAGCATGTTGATACAAATACTTTAACGTTAGGCGAGTCGCTAAGTACTCTTGCTTGGCGCTAGGAACTTTTCGTTTTTCAAGCACACTTAATTCAAACTCACTGAGTAATTTATCAACGGGTAAACTTGCAACATCAATACGTGCCGCATCCATAAGCATAATTTTTTTGGCCGTTGTTTGGCTTTGCTGCTCGATGATAAGAGTGTTCGAAAAGTAGTGACTGCTCATGGTTTAACGCTTACACGAAGGCTCGTATTTAGTTTTGTTTATTTTTACAGCAGATGCACATTTATAGGCACGAACAAACGCAAATAGTTTACGCAGTTGACTGTAATTATGGTTTAATGAGGAAAAATAATAACAGATTTGTAGATGTATGGCACAAGTTCGTGACGGCTTTCAAAGTCGATTAGGTTTCGTTTTAGCAGCTTCTGGTGCAGCGGTAGGTTTAGGTAATATTTGGGGCTTTCCAACACAAGCGGCAAACCATGGCGGCGGTGCATTTTTACTCGTTTACTTCATTGTTATCTTCTTATTAGCGCTTCCGGCTCTTTATACTGAGCTGTATTTAGGCCACCAAGCGCAAGCGAATCCAGTAAAAGCATTATCTAATGCATGGCAAGACACAGCACCTAAAGTGGGAGCCGCAGCAGGCTATATTGGCCTATTTGGTGCGGTTGTGATGTTAAGCTTTTATTCGATAGTTGCAGGGTGGATGCTGGCTTATGCGCTTGAGCCAGTCGCAAGCTTCTTTGGTTTTACTGAGTTAAGTAATTTTTTCCACAGTGACTCCATGGCGCGCAATTTTGTGTTTACACCGCTGATGCTTATTCTTACTGCGAGTATTATTTTAAAAGGCGTTAAATCAGGTATCGAAACTTGGTCACGTCGCTTAATGCCATTATTGCTAGTGTTATTAGTGGCGTTAATTGCTTATATCGCTACCTTAGACGGTGCGATGGATGGTTTCGCAGCCTACTTAGTGCCAGATTTTAGTCAAATTCTTGATGCAAACTTAATTATTGCGGCAATGGGACAAGCGTTCTTTTCATTGTCGTTAGGTGTTGGTTGTATGATGGTTTACGGCTCTTATTTAAAACCAGATGCCAACCTGCCTAAACTAACCGGTACTGTGGCACTGCTTGATACCGGTGTAGCCTTTTTAGCGGGTTTATTGATTATTCCGGCTATTTTTGTTGCCCAACATAACGGTGTAGAGGTATTTAGCGGCGGTAAATTGGTTGGTGAAGGGCAGTTAATTTTTGCGATTTTACCTGAACTGTTTAGCACGATGGGCCAAGTGGGTTTACTCGTTGGCTTATTATTCTTTGTTTTAATGTCGATTGCCTCAGTGACATCAACCATCTCATCGACCGAAATTCCAGTGGCATTTTTAGTTGAGAATCACAGTGTAGAGCGTAAAAAAGCGACCATATTTGTAACGCTGATCGTGTTTATTGCCTCATCACTTATTATCTTAAACTTTGACTGGTTATTTGGTTTAGTTATTATGGTGCTTACACAGTACCAATTACCTTTGATGGGACTGTTCTATTTCATTACTGTTGGCTGGTTATGGCAGCGCGGTAATAAATTGCATCAAGTATCGAGCGGCCCTCATTATTGGTTTGCCCAGTACATTCGCTTTGTGTGCCCGTTATTAATGACGGCGGTATTTGTCAATGTGGCGTTGTTGAAATAGAAACTCGAGTTGCGAGTTGCGAGTTGCGAGTTGCTAGTTTTAAGTGAAAAGACAAAAAGTAAAAGGCGTGGGGTTTAAACCTCACGCCTTTTTTAATTTAACGTGCGCTTGCTTTAAATAACTTCGTTAGTTAGTGGTAAGCCTTGGCTTATTTCATTGGCACTTTGTAATGTGGTGCAGGCGATTTCGCTAAGTGCTTCTTGGGTGAAGAAGCCTTGGTGACCTGTTACTAAAACATTCGGAAAGCTAATAAGGCGTGAAAATATATCGTCTTGCATGATTTCTTCACGATGATCTTTAAAGAATAACTCTGACTCTTGCTCGTACACATCAAGGCCTAGGTGTCCGAGCTTTTTAGACTTAAGCGCTTGAATACATGCTTGAGTATCAAGAAGTGCACCACGAGAGGTATTAATCAGCATGACACCATCTTTCATTTTCTCAAATGCGCTAGCATCAATTAAATGATGGGTGTGCTCGTTGAGCGGACAATGCAATGAAATGACATCACTTTGGGTAAGCAATGTGTCTAAATCGCATAGGGTGTAAGGGCCTTCACCAGCCATAGGGTCGCACACGAGTACCTTAGCTCCAAAGCCATTTAAGATATTAACCAGCGCTAAACCGATTTTGCCGCAGCCTATAATCCCAATAGTTTTTTTAAACAGATTAAAACCAAGTAAACCGTTTAAATCAAAGTTACCTTCACGTACGCGGTTAAAGGCTTTATGGGTTTTTCGGTTGAGCGTTAGCATGAGTGCAATACAATGCTCTGCTACTGCTTCTGGGCTATATGCAGGGACGCGGCAAACCTTGATGTTATGCTCTTTGGCAGCATCAAGGTCTACATTATTGAAGCCTGCACAGCGTAATAAAATTGCTTTAATGCCAACAGCCGCCATATCGGCAATGACGTGTTTGTCGACCGTATCGTTTACAAACACGCACACTGCATCGAAACCTTGGCAGAGGGGCGTGGTATTGCTGTTTAAGGATTGCTCAAAATAACTGAGCGAAACAGACTCAGCGTATTCAGTTAGATTCCTTTCAAAAAACGGTTGCTCATACTTTTGCGCACTGAATAAGGCCAGTTTCATCATTTAAATTACTCTCTATCACCATTTTGAGGGTTTCGGGTTTGGTGCGCGGGGCATATCGCGCAACGAGTTGACCCTCTGAGTTTATAAGAAATTTGGTGAAATTCCATTTAATTGCGCGGTTTTGTGCAATTCCACGGGTATGACACTTTAAATAATTAAATAACGGGTGGGCGTCTGGGCCGTTGACTAACACCTTGTTAAAAATAGGAAAGCTGACATCAAAGTGTTGCTGATAAAAGGCATTAAGCTCATTGCCATCAAGTGGCTCATTGTGGCCAAATTGATTGCAGGCAAAACCGAGTATGGTAAAACCTTGCTGTTTATATTCTTGATACAGCTTTTCAAGGCTTGCCATTTGCACTGAAAAATTACATTTGCTGGCAATATTGACGATAAGCGCTGTTTTTCCTTGTAACGATTCAAGGCTAAAGTTTTCACCAGAAGCTAGTTGGGCATTGAAACGATATATACTATCCATGTTTTACCTGTGTGTTTTTAAACGGTTTAAATGAACTTTTTTTCATTCGCTTTTTAGTTATTCGGTTGAGATAATGAAATTGTTACTAATTTATCACTCAAATAGGTCAGTTTTATGTCAATGAAAGTCGCCTTCATCGGATTAGGTGTAATGGGTTACCCAATGGCGGGTCACCTTGCCAACGCAGGTCACACCGTGACAGTTTACAA
Above is a window of Pseudoalteromonas shioyasakiensis DNA encoding:
- a CDS encoding 4'-phosphopantetheinyl transferase family protein, with translation MSSHYFSNTLIIEQQSQTTAKKIMLMDAARIDVASLPVDKLLSEFELSVLEKRKVPSAKQEYLATRLTLKYLYQHAYPSDDLALNEISSQFDDKDSKLKLHTKRREPVWACLSHSNGLIGAALNPEQQLFGFDIEQSSKPRPFLKLAKHFYHQDEVDLISRFDAPDEQAQCFFRIWTLKEALAKASAQPIAKLLAPNVFEELSKHNFSARSNSVEGFDISVVAQKSTDWQCSFINFNDLRRDLAF
- a CDS encoding sodium-dependent transporter; its protein translation is MAQVRDGFQSRLGFVLAASGAAVGLGNIWGFPTQAANHGGGAFLLVYFIVIFLLALPALYTELYLGHQAQANPVKALSNAWQDTAPKVGAAAGYIGLFGAVVMLSFYSIVAGWMLAYALEPVASFFGFTELSNFFHSDSMARNFVFTPLMLILTASIILKGVKSGIETWSRRLMPLLLVLLVALIAYIATLDGAMDGFAAYLVPDFSQILDANLIIAAMGQAFFSLSLGVGCMMVYGSYLKPDANLPKLTGTVALLDTGVAFLAGLLIIPAIFVAQHNGVEVFSGGKLVGEGQLIFAILPELFSTMGQVGLLVGLLFFVLMSIASVTSTISSTEIPVAFLVENHSVERKKATIFVTLIVFIASSLIILNFDWLFGLVIMVLTQYQLPLMGLFYFITVGWLWQRGNKLHQVSSGPHYWFAQYIRFVCPLLMTAVFVNVALLK
- a CDS encoding 2-hydroxyacid dehydrogenase, encoding MKLALFSAQKYEQPFFERNLTEYAESVSLSYFEQSLNSNTTPLCQGFDAVCVFVNDTVDKHVIADMAAVGIKAILLRCAGFNNVDLDAAKEHNIKVCRVPAYSPEAVAEHCIALMLTLNRKTHKAFNRVREGNFDLNGLLGFNLFKKTIGIIGCGKIGLALVNILNGFGAKVLVCDPMAGEGPYTLCDLDTLLTQSDVISLHCPLNEHTHHLIDASAFEKMKDGVMLINTSRGALLDTQACIQALKSKKLGHLGLDVYEQESELFFKDHREEIMQDDIFSRLISFPNVLVTGHQGFFTQEALSEIACTTLQSANEISQGLPLTNEVI
- a CDS encoding glutathione peroxidase — encoded protein: MDSIYRFNAQLASGENFSLESLQGKTALIVNIASKCNFSVQMASLEKLYQEYKQQGFTILGFACNQFGHNEPLDGNELNAFYQQHFDVSFPIFNKVLVNGPDAHPLFNYLKCHTRGIAQNRAIKWNFTKFLINSEGQLVARYAPRTKPETLKMVIESNLNDETGLIQCAKV